One Oncorhynchus clarkii lewisi isolate Uvic-CL-2024 chromosome 28, UVic_Ocla_1.0, whole genome shotgun sequence genomic region harbors:
- the LOC139386790 gene encoding uncharacterized protein, producing MEVILSQDIRSRFRDSHTVNGRHQSSQIHTQVHSHTPHGERRPPKDKTPRTVPGRQIQSRSDSDPCSQPHSERRKRGRPPKDKTPHTVPGHQIQSRSDSDPSSQPHSERRKRGRPPKDKTPHAVPGHQTNQALTDTHACSQPEDQTEAETQSLTSNSPVPGLEDRCPAPVTKRKYTKKSETSKVDQSQETDQSQESENLSKRKHASKTSQTSKVAQSQETVQSQETVRKWKHTRKSQSHKVDQSQETEGNREKTSEISLKRKLESQVETVKKRKYTKKSKSHNVVSANHISLPVLSADLSPSVVSSTHNPPGVPKRKHRKKPQSHRVDSEIVSSFPVLSAELSSGLKRSLSPILSPPGVSSSTSTPKRVRGRTKGVQQQICLSSTPGPRSSIGTANPFSVSLSPLAPSSKPDSPQNASPITWKLFHLDKIPEPDRAVPSSKPWGKPRGRPRKDPAGVKKPAVVKGVKKPAVVKGVKKPAVVKGVKKPGVVKGVKKPAVVKGVKKPAVVKGVKKPAVVKGVKKPAVVKGVKKPAVVKGVKKPAVVKGVKKPAVVKGVKKPAVVKGVKKPAVVKGVKKPAVVKGVKDPAVVKGVKKPAVVEGVKKPAVGESVKKPAVVKGVKKPAVVEGVKKPAVVKGVKDPAVGESVKKPAVVTRMKDPAVGKRVKTQCGKKVKTAAEGGSQTCSSEEGPPAKHRHRIRKGLTAEGVERVGLQSDDSTSSQPIQCSRPRFELLELDSPDEDTGDASLSSNLSIELSLQEDHLTSLPLEEEEEEEQEDEEDLPSFLNNTKPLSITEGICVWCKFRNYPFWPAMVKSVNRKMKKASIVFIDNLLFDKKRIRKGFSVALKTLKPFDCEEADQLVCKARESYDAAIKWCLELIADYRIRIGCGFAGSFIEYFSDDISCPVRRRYPQSTSDLNFPSKLMLEEQFLTSDLGEEEEEGSGRQEEERRRRRRRRKLLPDRSKAARNRANEKLVDFIVKQRRVETRLLGVIGGQQQSKWLRWFLAASRSVVDTYLEDEDQLDQVYQYLRGVYDTAPLTAPCLADVDRIRLVLDVLLPEAIIYAIAGVDKLSLVKAEDKYLKGPCLSKREREEFDWMIEQQMKMKASIGQRPAH from the exons ATGGAAGTCATACTGTCCCAGGACATCAGATCCAGATTCAGAGACAGCCACACAGTGAATGGTAGACATCAGTCCAGTCAGATTCACACCCAAGTTCACAGCCACACG CCACACGGTGAACGGAGGCCACCCAAAGACAAGACACCTCGTACTGTCCCAGGACGTCAAATCCAGTCCCGTTCTGATTCAGACCCATGTTCACAGCCACACAGTGAACGGCGCAAGAGGGGGAGGCCACCCAAAGACAAGACACCTCATACTGTCCCAGGACATCAAATCCAGTCCCGTTCTGATTCAGACCCAAGTTCACAGCCACACAGTGAACGGCGCAAGAGGGGGAGGCCACCCAAAGACAAGACACCTCATGCTGTCCCAGGACATCAGACCAATCAGGCCCTAACAGATACACACGCATGTTCACAGCCAGAGGACCAAACAGAGGCTGAGACACAGTCCTTGACATCCAACTCACCTGTGCCTGGCCTTGAGGACAGGTGTCCGGCACCGGTGACAAAGAGGAAGTATACAAAAAAATCAGAGACCTCTAAGGTAGACCAGTCGCAGGAGACCGACCAGTCGCAGGAGAGTGAGAATTTGAGCAAGAGGAAACATGCATCTAAAACGTCACAGACCTCCAAGGTAGCTCAATCACAGGAGACTGTCCAGTCGCAGGAGACTGTGAGGAAGTGGAAACATACTAGAAAGTCACAGAGCCATAAAGTAGACCAGTCACAGGAAACTGAGGGGAATAGGGAAAAGACATCTGAAATATCGCTGAAGCGTAAGCTAGAGTCACAAGTGGAGACTGTAAAAAAGAGAAAATATACTAAGAAATCTAAGAGCCATAATGTAGTCTCTGCCAACCACATCTCACTCCCTGTGCTATCTGCAGACCTCTCCCCCAGCGTTGTCTCTTCCACACACAACCCTCCTGGTGTCCCAAagagaaaacatagaaaaaaacCACAGAGCCACAGGGTAGACTCTGAGATCGTCTCTTCATTCCCTGTTCTATCTGCAGAACTCTCTTCTGGCCTAAAGAGGAGCCTCTCTCCTATTCTCAGCCCTCCTGGTGTCTCTTCCTCGACAAGCACACCTAAGAGAGTCAGAGGCAGAACTAAGGGGGTCCAGCAACAGATCTGTCTTAGCTCCACCCCAGGCCCCAGATCCTCCATAGGAACAGCCaaccccttctctgtctctctgtctcccctggcCCCCAGCTCTAAGCCAGACAGCCCTCAGAACGCCTCACCTATCACCTGGAAGCTGTTCCATCTAGACAAG ATTCCAGAGCCAGACAGAGCTGTACCCAGCAGTAAACCTTGGGGTAAACCCAGAGGTCGACCAAGGAAGGACCCGGCTGGAGTGAAGAAGCCGGCTGTAGTGAAGGGAGTGAAGAAGCCGGCTGTAGTGAAGGGAGTGAAGAAGCCGGCTGTAGTGAAGGGAGTGAAGAAGCCGGGTGTAGTGAAGGGAGTGAAGAAGCCGGCTGTAGTGAAGGGAGTGAAGAAGCCGGCTGTAGTGAAGGGAGTGAAGAAGCCGGCTGTCGTGAAGGGAGTGAAGAAGCCGGCTGTCGTGAAGGGAGTGAAGAAGCCGGCTGTCGTGAAGGGAGTGAAGAAGCCGGCTGTCGTGAAGGGAGTGAAGAAGCCGGCTGTCGTGAAGGGAGTGAAGAAGCCGGCTGTCGTGAAGGGAGTGAAGAAGCCGGCTGTCGTGAAGGGAGTGAAGAAGCCGGCTGTAGTGAAGGGAGTGAAGGACCCGGCTGTCGTGAAGGGAGTGAAGAAGCCGGCTGTCGTGGAGGGAGTGAAGAAGCCGGCTGTAGGGGAGAGCGTGAAGAAGCCGGCTGTAGTGAAGGGAGTGAAGAAGCCGGCTGTCGTGGAGGGAGTGAAGAAGCCGGCTGTAGTGAAGGGAGTGAAGGACCCGGCTGTAGGGGAGAGCGTGAAGAAGCCGGCTGTAGTGACGAGAATGAAGGACCCGGCTGTAGGGAAGAGAGTGAAAACTCAGTGTGGTAAGAAGGTGAAGACTGCAGCAGAGGGAGGTTCCCAGACCTGCAGCTCAGAGGAGGGGCCTCCAGCCAAGCACAGACATAGAATCAGGAAGGGTCTTACagcagagggagtggagagagtcGGGCTGCAGAGTGACGACAGCACCAGCTCTCAGCCAATCCAATGCTCCAGACCACGGTTTGAGCTACTGGAGTTGGACTCACCGGACGAAGACACAGGAGATGCCTCCCTGTCCTCAAACCTGTCCATCGAACTGAGCCTACAGGAAGACCACCTGACATCACTTCCtcttgaagaggaggaggaggaagagcaggaggatgaggaagatctGCCCAGTTTCTTAAATAACACAA AGCCACTGTCCATAACAGAGGGAATATGTGTTTGGTGCAAATTTAGAAACTATCCTTTCTGGCCGGCAATG gtgAAAAGCGTGAACCGGAAGATGAAGAAAGCCAGCATTGTGTTTATTGACAACCTGCTGTTTGACAAGAAGAGGATACGAAAAGG CTTCTCTGTGGCCTTAAAAACATTGAAGCCTTTTGACTGTGAAGAGGCTGATCAGCTTGTG TGTAAAGCCAGAGAGAGTTATGATGCTGCCATCAAATGGTGCCTGGAGCTGATCGCCGACTATAGAATCCGTATCG GATGCGGCTTCGCCGGTTCCTTCATTGAATACTTTTCAGATGACATAA GCTGTCCTGTGAGGAGACGTTATCCTCAGAGTACCTCTGACCTCAACTTCCCCAGTAAGCTGATGTTGGAGGAGCAGTTTTTAACCTCTGACcttggggaggaagaggaggagggcagcggccggcaggaggaggagaggaggaggaggaggagaaggaggaagctGCTGCCTGACCGCTCCAAGGCAGCACGTAACCGTGCCAATGAGAAACTGGTGGACTTCATCGTTAAGCAACGCCGGGTGGAGACACGCCTTCTA GGTGTGATCGGCGGGCAGCAACAATCTAAGTGGTTGCGATGGTTCCTGGCAGCCAGCCGTTCAGTAGTGGACACCTACCTGGAGGATGAGGATCAGCTGGACCAGGTGTATCAGTACCTGAGGGGGGTGTATGATACCGCCCCCCTCACCGCCCCCTGCCTGGCTGACGTTGACCGCATTCGCCTCGTCCTGGACGTCCTCTTACCGGAG GCTATTATCTATGCCATAGCTGGAGTGGACAAGTTGTCACTGGTGAAGGCAGAGGACAAATACCTGAAAGGGCCCTGTCTGAGTAAAAG gGAAAGAGAGGAGTTTGATTGGATGATCGAGCAACAGATGAAGATGAAAGCATCGATCGGTCAGCGTCCTGCGCACTGA
- the LOC139387486 gene encoding uncharacterized protein, translating to MNSPEDSSSFSTQKNSNWTNHQTSTPQPGLSPASPVQTPVSTNPASLSQSLISPQKQRTAENGTSDASQPHSERRKRGRPPKDKTPHTVPEHQIQSPSDSDPCSQREEETNAVRVIHPLSSNSPVPEDRCQSPDALTEVETQPLSPSPPVGTSELPSPTKDLQRVHRNEGSRLCSPSVEQGDTTSHNVLIARDHTYSLTRELEAEPFVSPQKQRTTEKGTSDQSQPHGERRKRGRPPKDKTPHTVPEHQIQSPSDSDPSSQPHGEWHRRGRPPKDKTPHTVPGHQIQSPSDSDPSSQPHGEWHKRGRPPKDKTPHTVPGHQIQSPSDSDPSSQPHGEWHKRGRPPKDKTPHTVPGHQIQSPSDSDPSSQPHGEWHKRGRPPKDKTPHTVPGHQIQSPSDSDPSSQREEQTDAVTVTHEWPHPKTRHLILSQDIRSSPLHSPVPEDRCQSPTR from the coding sequence ATGAATTCACCAGAGGACAGTTCTTCCTTTTCCACTCAGAAGAACTCAAATTGGACCAACCACCAAACATCCACTCCACAGCCAGGACTTAGCCCTGCTAGCCCAGTTCAAACACCTGTTTCAACCAACCCTGCTAGCCTGTCTCAATCACTAATTTCACCCCAGAAACAGAGGACAGCAGAGAACGGAACCTCTGATGCATCACAGCCACACAGTGAACGGCGCAAGAGGGGGAGGCCACCCAAAGACAAGACACCTCATACTGTCCCAGAACATCAGATCCAGTCCCCTTCAGATTCAGACCCATGTTCACAGCGAGAGGAAGAAACTAATGCTGTCAGAGTGATACATCCCCTCTCATCCAACTCACCTGTGCCTGAGGACCGGTGTCAGTCACCTGATGCCCTAACAGAGGTTGAGACACAGCCCCTGTCACCCAGCCCACCTGTGGGCACCTCTGAACTACCTTCCCCCACCAAGGATTTACAGAGGGTACATCGTAACGAAGGGTCCCGTCTCTGTAGTCCATCTGTAGAACAAGGAGATACAACCAGCCATAATGTCCTAATTGCTAGAGATCACACATATTCACTGACCAGAGAGCTAGAGGCTGAACCATTTGTTTCACCCCAGAAACAGAGGACCACAGAGAAAGGAACCTCTGATCAGTCACAGCCACACGGTGAACGGCGCAAGAGGGGGAGGCCACCCAAAGACAAGACACCTCATACTGTCCCAGAACATCAGATCCAGTCCCCTTCAGATTCAGACCCAAGTTCACAGCCACACGGTGAATGGCACAGGAGGGGGAGGCCACCCAAAGACAAGACACCTCATACTGTCCCAGGACATCAGATCCAGTCCCCTTCAGATTCAGACCCAAGTTCACAGCCACACGGTGAATGGCACAAGAGGGGGAGGCCACCCAAAGACAAGACACCTCATACTGTCCCAGGACATCAGATCCAGTCCCCTTCAGATTCAGACCCAAGTTCACAGCCACACGGTGAATGGCACAAGAGGGGGAGGCCACCCAAAGACAAGACACCTCATACTGTCCCAGGACATCAGATCCAGTCCCCTTCAGATTCAGACCCAAGTTCACAGCCACACGGTGAATGGCACAAGAGGGGGAGGCCACCCAAAGACAAGACACCTCATACTGTCCCAGGACATCAGATCCAGTCCCCTTCAGATTCAGATCCAAGTTCACAGCGAGAGGAACAAACGGATGCTGTCACAGTGACACATGAATGGCCCCACCCAAAGACAAGACACCTCATACTGTCCCAGGACATCAGATCCAGTCCCCTTCACTCACCTGTGCCTGAGGACAGGTGTCAGTCACCCACACGGTGA